In the genome of Dermacentor variabilis isolate Ectoservices chromosome 5, ASM5094787v1, whole genome shotgun sequence, one region contains:
- the Lasp gene encoding LIM and SH3 domain protein Lasp isoform X3 codes for MLVSFSFHRSSLLTFPLSHCPQAKHTTVADTPEAKRLAENTRIQSQVKYHEDFEKLKGKVTQVADDPETMRIRQTSKIISNVAYHGELERKNLMEQRRGLLPQDRNGHGDSAEQETSTTCDIAQFPPPPPPPNEDRPSSRTLQSVRAATEYDMPANNNSPYSSKLQSTVIYTSEEGPVQTQPVRKVGSIADYDPLNDNYGSSAVGYNPPQAQHYYRGPAPAMQRVMPSQSQVPSGRTFRAMYDYVAQDVDEVSFLDGDMIVSCVPIDEGWMTGTVQRTGLTGMLPANYVEPIN; via the exons TCACTGTCCACAGGCCAAACACACAACTGTGGCAGACACACCAGAGGCCAAGCGGCTTGCAGAGAACACTCGCATACAGAGTCAG GTGAAGTACCATGAAGACTTTGAGAAGCTCAAGGGAAAAGTGACGCAAGTTGCCGATGACCCGGAGACAATGCGTATCCGCCAGACTTCAAAGATCATCAGCAATGTGGCTTACCATGGCGAGCTAGAACGCAAGAATCTCATGGAGCAGCGCCGAGGGCTGCTGCCGCAGGATCGCAATGGCCACGGTGATA GTGCCGAACAAGAGACCTCCACAACCTGTGACATTGCTCAGTTTC caccccctcctcctccccctaaCGAGGACCGGCCCAGCAGCAGAACACTCCAGTCAGTCCGGGCAGCCACCGAGTACGATATGCCGGCCAATAACAACTCCCCCTACAGCTCCAAGCTGCAATCCACAGTTATCTACACATCTGAGGAAGGACCAG TGCAAACTCAGCCTGTGCGCAAGGTCGGTTCAATTGCAGACTATGATCCTTTGAACGACAACTATGGGTCTTCTGCCGTAGGATATAACCCACCACAGGCTCAGCATTACTATAGAG GACCTGCCCCTGCCATGCAGCGTGTGATGCCTTCTCAATCCCAGGTGCCAAGTGGG CGAACTTTCCGGGCAATGTATGACTATGTGGCCCAAGATGTCGATGAAGTCAGTTTCCTCGACGGCGACATGATTGTGAGTTGCGTGCCCATCGACGAGGGTTGGATGACCGGCACCGTCCAGCGCACAGGCCTTACGGGGATGCTGCCCGCAAACTATGTTGAACCTATCAACTGA